The window GCTGTTATTGAACGCGCTAAATCCGCTGGCGTCAGTCCGATTATATGTGTCGGAACTGATCTGCAATCGTCCAGACGCGCCATTGCAATGACAGAGCGATTCGATAATATTTTTATCACGGTTGGAATTCATCCGCACGATGCTGAAAAACTCAAATATGGCTGGCAGAAAGAAGTGCTGGAACTTTGCCGTCATCCAAAAGTCGTTGCATACGGCGAGATCGGACTGGATTACTACCGGAATTTCGGGCCGAGAAATACGCAATTGGCTCTTTTGGCGGAGCAGATAGAAATGGCTGAATCGCTAAATTTACCGCTGATCTTGCATAACCGGTTGGCAGAGGACGATCTGGCACGTTGTTTGGCGCGTTGCGGTTATTTTCACGGCGTCTTGCATTGCTTTTCTTCAAACGTTG is drawn from Candidatus Marinimicrobia bacterium CG08_land_8_20_14_0_20_45_22 and contains these coding sequences:
- a CDS encoding hydrolase TatD yields the protein MYIDTHAHLTYSPLYEDVSAVIERAKSAGVSPIICVGTDLQSSRRAIAMTERFDNIFITVGIHPHDAEKLKYGWQKEVLELCRHPKVVAYGEIGLDYYRNFGPRNTQLALLAEQIEMAESLNLPLILHNRLAEDDLARCLARCGYFHGVLHCFSSNVEFARKVLAMGFHISFTGNATYGTPRIEEVIRTVPLDRLMLETDSPYLPPEGKRGEVNEPANIPLIAEKIAAIKMVSVTEIEKQTTDNARRFFNLPQ